One Silene latifolia isolate original U9 population chromosome 4, ASM4854445v1, whole genome shotgun sequence DNA segment encodes these proteins:
- the LOC141653594 gene encoding mitochondrial succinate-fumarate transporter 1: MTDQNDAKPTKKVIIPAYMKAVSGSIGGIMEACCLQPIDVIKTRLQLDRSGNYKGILHCGTTVVNTEGVRALWKGLTPFATHLTLKYSLRMGTNALLQSAFKDGETGVISNQGRLASGFGAGVLEALVIVTPFEVVKIRLQQQKGLSSELLKYKGPIHCARTIVREEGLFGLWAGASPTVMRNGTNQAAMFTAKNMFDIVLWKKHEGDGQVLLPWQSMISGFLAGTAGPICTGPFDVVKTRLMAQSKSGGDLKYTGMVHAIRTIYAEEGLKALWKGLLPRLMRIPPGQAIMWAVADQVIGLYEKKCLQAASY; encoded by the exons ATGACAGATCAAAATGACGCAAAACCCACAAAAAAGGTGATAATACCAGCATACATGAAGGCAGTATCAGGATCAATAGGAGGAATAATGGAGGCATGTTGTTTACAACCAATTGATGTTATCAAAACCAGATTACAGCTTGATAGGTCTGGTAATTACAAGGGTATCCTTCATTGTGGTACTACTGTTGTTAATACTGAAGGTGTTAGGGCTCTTTGGAAGGGTTTGACTCCATTTGCTACACATTTGACATTGAAGTATTCTCTTAGGATGGGTACTAATGCTCTTCTTCAGTCTGCTTTTAAGGATGGTGAGACTGGTGTGATTAGTAATCAGGGGAGATTGGCTTCTGGTTTTGGTGCTGGTGTTCTTGAGGCTCTTGTTATTGTCACCCCTTTTGAG GTGGTGAAAATCAGGTTACAACAGCAAAAGGGTTTGAGCTCTGAGCTTCTGAAGTACAAGGGTCCTATACATTGTGCTCGCACGATTGTACGTGAAGAAGGGCTTTTTGGGCTATGGGCAGGTGCGTCTCCAACAGTCATGAGGAATGGAACTAATCAGGCAGCCATGTTCACTGCCAAGAACATGTTTGACATTGTCTTGTGGAAGAAACATGAAGGAGACGGTCAGGTTCTACTGCCATGGCAGTCGATGATTTCAGGTTTTCTGGCCGGGACAGCAGGCCCCATATGCACCGGTCCATTTGATGTCGTGAAAACAAGACTGATGGCACAAAGCAAATCCGGGGGTGACCTCAAGTACACTGGCATGGTCCATGCAATCCGAACAATCTATGCCGAGGAAGGGCTGAAGGCTTTGTGGAAGGGACTATTGCCAAGACTCATGAGGATTCCACCTGGCCAGGCTATCATGTGGGCCGTGGCAGATCAAGTTATCGGACTTTATGAGAAGAAATGCTTGCAGGCTGCATCATATTAA
- the LOC141653593 gene encoding ERBB-3 BINDING PROTEIN 1, whose product MSDDEREERELDLSSSEVVTKYKNAAEILNKALQIVVSECKPKAKIVDLCEKGDAYIIEQTGKMYKNVKKKIERGIAFPTCISVNNVVCHYSPLATDESVLEEGDVVKVDMGCHIDGFIATVAHTHVIQEGPITGRKADVIAATNTAAEVALRLARPGKKNKDVTDAIQKVAAAYDCKIVEGVLSHQLKQFVIDGNKVVLSVSNPEMRVDDAEFEENEVYAIDILASTGEGKPRMLDEKQTTIYKRAVDRNYHLKMKASRFIFSEISQKFPIMPFTARALEEKRARLGLLECVNHDLLQPYPVLHEKTGDYVAHIKFTVLLMPNGSDRITSHPLQELQPTKTVDDPEIKAWLALGTKTKKKGGGKKKKGKKGDKPEGEESTSAEPMDASNES is encoded by the exons ATGTCGGACGATGAACGCGAGGAGAGAGAGCTTGATCTTAGCTCTTCTGAAGTTGTCACCAAATATAAGAACGCTGCTGAAATCCTTAACA AGGCTTTGCAAATAGTTGTATCAGAATGTAAGCCTAAAGCTAAGATAGTTGACCTCTGTGAGAAGGGTGATGCCTACATTATTGA GCAAACTGGGAAGATGTACAAGAATGTGAAGAAGAAGATTGAGAGGGGCATTGCTTTTCCAACCTGCATATCTGTGAATAATGTTGTATGCCATTATTCACCACTTGCTACTGATGAGTCGGTGCTGGAAGAAGGTGATGTCGTGAAGGT AGATATGGGTTGTCATATTGATGGTTTTATCGCTACTGTGGCGCACACTCACGTAATTCAAGAAGGCCCAATCACTGGAAGAAAGGCAGATGTTATTGCTGCGACAAATACTGCCGCTGAAGTTGCTTTGAGGCTTGCCAGGCCTGGAAAGAAG AACAAAGACGTGACAGATGCCATCCAGAAAGTTGCTGCCGCATATGACTGCAAAATTGTAGAAGGTGTCCTTAGTCATCAGTTAAAACAGTTTGTAATTGATGGTAACAAAGTTGTGTTGTCTGTCTCAAATCCTGAGATGAGAGTTGATGATGCTGAGTTTGAAGAGAATGAAGTATATGCTATTGATATTCTTGCAAGTACAGGTGAAGGAAAG CCTAGAATGTTGGATGAGAAGCAAACAACTATTTACAAGAGAGCCGTGGACAGAAACTATCACTTGAAAATGAAAGCATCGAGGTTTATTTTCAGTGAAATTAGTCAGAAATTCCCCATAATGCCATTTACTGCTAG GGCATTAGAAGAAAAGCGTGCTCGGCTTGGTCTTCTAGAATGTGTGAATCATGATCTTTTGCAGCCCTACCCGGTATTGCATGAAAAGACTG GTGATTATGTTGCTCATATAAAGTTCACAGTACTGCTCATGCCAAACGGTTCAGATCGTATAACTTCTCACCCTTTGCAAGAACTGCAGCCAACCAAAACAGTTGACGACCCTGAAATCAAAGCGTGGTTGGCGTTGGGTACCAAGACAAAGAAGAAAGGTGGTGGCAAAAAGAAGAAAG GCAAGAAAGGCGACAAACCTGAGGGCGAGGAGTCTACTTCAGCAGAGCCTATGGATGCTTCAAACGAGAGTTAG